The sequence tcagccccatttaaaatgcacagggaccaaaatccggcggaaaattttccaggtGTAAAGGTAACCTTTACCCCATGATTTAGGAATTCTGATAAATTTTGAAGCGAAATATGAATAAAACAAACAACAGAAGTCATCACGCATTTTTATGATTCCATCATTCTCATTCACCACCTCAAAAGCCTTCATAGTAAAATATGGCTGCGTACTTAATACGAACTTGGTGCTTACCGTTCGAGGTATTAACTTTAATACCGGACTATTGAAAACCCGTATTAAATCGAGTATTATTGCAGGTTGCAGTGGAATGTCAAAATGCATGGAATCTGGCTAGCAAATGTTGAGGAATGCCTGAAAATCTTGCAACCAGTGTTGAtggcaatgaaaataaaaatgtttttatacttcgcaaaaatattgtttacgGTCTTGGAGGAGTCAAATAAAATCTTTGGTTTTCAGCTAAACTATATTCTAAGAAAtatccaattttcaaaacagTAAAATACTTGGTAAAACACGAAAAATTTcacttcaaaaacatattttttgattGTCGTaattagaggcctgaataagagaaacgcgaataggtatgtgccgccaatcgaaccgtcaaaaaacagcagccaatcgagcaggagacctgtcaagcagccaaaatgttggctcaaataatCAAAACGGCTAAATTCAATTTTATGccgtttttaaataaacaaatttgaatgcattttacattagtttgcaataatatatgccagtcatttatagattatgaaattaaattgcattatttattggattctattgtcatgtgatgtggacacattaaatagcgggttgttagattttatctacataaaccatttcttccttttcatgtgttgctctttgatgaagaagattgaatgcagtgttggcagagtcatattttctatccgcgtttctcttattcaggcctctaccgtggacccccgataatttgaacggtacctcattcaaattaacggggttcatttttaatttgaacttctggttactctatttgcatcagaaaaactggtttctggccgctctctttgctggtttgttttgattctgcgttccgtttcacgatgtttctatcgattccacgtgctaaatgacgtttgaaccatttttaatttgaactatgttcaaaccaacggggagttcaaattaaaagtgttcagattaaaagcagTCATATTACCGAGGGCCCACGGTAGTCGTAATTATACAGTTAAAGTCATTCCTGAAAGTCTGGCATCACTGTTTTTGGCgcgcttcaaaaaaaaaatgctcgacGAAAACAAACGGATAGCTTTTAGCTGACGTCTAATCGTCCTTCTCTTTCAAGCTCATAGAAGGGATATGATTTGACACCAAAAAGTTGACAGCTCGCTGCTTGCATTTTGGTTGGAAACTTCTTGCAAGATCTTTGCATTTCGCGTTTCGGAAGAAAATTGcaatacagtatacccccgctgatccgacaaatgtatggccggactatcggggtttctctcgttaatccgactgtcaaatccatacaaatgaaccaaaacaaaatcacagcacaaatttaaaaactgacagcataatgtgtttaaatgtgttgatacttttaatcggaaaattccgaaatagcgagatccggactaacgagtcgtcggattagcgaggtccggataagcggggggatactgtatccTCGTTGGTGCTTCCCACTCGGAACGATATCTATAACAGCGACCAGGAATCTACCTCGATAAGACGCAAACCAACTCTAGCGAAGTTTCAACTTCATCTTGTTTTCAAGGTTTCACCGGACACTCACACATCAAGCACGCTAGCAGTTCAActatcttttttttcttttcgtcGCCATCTTTTGTACCGACAACATGTCTTTTCCTTTTGAGATCGTGACTGGTTCTTTCTGATTAAATTTGAATCCTCTCCGGATCGACGAAATTAGCATACTCAGAAGGGCGTCTTCCGCTAAGGCCAAAGTGCAGTTGGTAGAAAAGCACAATAGAGTGATACGCGGCGTTGGCAAAAAACCGCAGAAAAAGGCTCTAGCGTGAACAGTTGGCGTGCTAATGGAAATTTTGCCGTAAATGGCATCTTATTGTGCTTTTGCTGCTGGATACCGAAGTGCTAGCTCAATTCGTCGGATGAAATGGAGTTCGTTGATAAACGTTAAGGCCAAGCTTTGATTAAgcacaatattttgttttgctttttatccaaaccaaaacaaaattattcaatttgttTGTTCACGATAACAAATATCTATTTTATAATTATAGCCACCGTTGAAGAACCATGTGCTTGGCTTCAAAGCCTTAGGTACAAAGGTCAGTGATTACCCGAGTCCCGGAAATTCCCAAAACAGGCGAATGAATCTGTTACTGCATACAAAAGTATCCCATCGGAGAAGAACCAACTGAGGAACTGGAAGGTTAACGTTTCTATTTGCCGTATTTTTATTTCCGGTAAGAATCTGAGGATTATCCTCACCTGAGACACCAGGAATCACTATACATTTCATTTCACTGTATTGAAATAGCAGCAGCACTTCTAAATgagcttttttcaattttgcagGCGACACCAGCTGCCGGTTAAAATCATTGCGGGACCAACCAAAAATTCATCCGGGTCAGATCCCAATTTAAAATCATCCATCATATGCTTCACGCTCGAGAGATGTTCGGAACGATGTCACCGGCTTCATCGACGAGGTACCCGATTTGGCCAATCTAATATAACGAAACACTCATTGCGCAGCGGGAGGATTACTCAGGGATTTTCAGGGCTATGGAGTCACCACATCGCAGGGTGTTCCGCATGCTTCCACGATTCCGGTGACAGACGTTCCATGCCTTTTTAATTTTATCATTATAAACAtaaaaaagaaatataaaataaaaaaaaatccaaactatGAAACAGCTTCGAAAAAGTAAATAATCCgacaatttcaaaataaaaagaagaagaaaattataTCTCCAAGATATCTAGGAAAATTCTACTAGAATAGTGGTACCCATGTCTAAGAGGTATCTAAGAAACATCGAAGAGATTCTATCTGTCAAATCTCAACCGGTTTATCAGTTCTAAATTTGAGGTagaaacggttgttgcatttgaaggcggatttgaggtctgacaggttctagacatcgaagaaaaatatctaggagactaattttttgtctcagagatatcacggGTGACATCTAGAAGATCTTTCCGAGCAGGTTACCGCCATAAGATTGATGACTGAGAAAAAATTCTCGCAGAACTCTTGTAAAGTGCAAAAACCGCAATATCGCGCACTGACTGTACCAGACTGTTCCTTGCTGTGGAAGCTCCGAACAATTTCCTCCAGGTGGCGCGCGACGCATCTATCAGCGGAAGTTGATGTTCGGCCATGtttgactttttgtctttctttctCGGGCTGTGCTAAACGTCAACAGCACACACGTTCCGAACgcggagaatatttttttcgattttcgttTAAAAATCGTACTGCAAGTGAGTGAAACTGTGTAAAATGTGTTGAACATGGACTCGACCGAATGGAGTAATTATTGATTTGTGCGTATTTCTCCTAGGATGCCGCAGGAAATTAAAGAAGTGAAAGACTTCCTTATCAAGGCTCGCCGGAAGGATGCCCGTGCAGTCAAGATAAAGAAGAACGAAAACAACACCAAGTTCAAGATCCGCTGCTCCCGGTATCTCTACACGCTGGTTGTCCAGGACAAGGAGAAGGCCGAAAAACTGAAGCAGTCTCTACCTCCCGGTCTGCAGGTCAAGGAAGTCAAGTGAGCATTTCTGGAGGAGAGTGGTTCGTTACGGATGGATGGTGTTGAACTCGCTGACATATTTAATTCCAAATAAAAGTCAATGAGGAAAACGTAATCGAGATGGTAACAAACGTTCGTTGAATGCCCTGTGAATTGTAAAGAAATCCCGTTGAAGAATATGAAGGAATAAGCTGATTTTTAGTGTGGAACGATGCAGGTAGGTTAAAGCATTGAAGACGAGCTGTTGTACTTCAGCATACttctaaaacaaaaattttctgCCGGTAAACTTACTTTTTACCAATACTAGCAAAGCGGAAGTCccaaaaaaatactattttactATTTTGGCTTCAAGACCTTACCAAAGTAGGGTAACTGTTCTGGTTCTTTATCTCATGTTCATCCcaccaaaaataaaaaaagcagTGTTATTTTCGTGAAACAAAACCAATAAAGTTGGtgctttatttctttttttaaatctttggaAACAGTAAGATGGAAttaggagcagttcccctataaacTTACTAAAAAGTTTCTTATTGTGAGTCACTTGTGCATAAGTTACTTCAAGATTAGTATCTGAAGGGATGTACAAGAAATCAAGTCATTTAGCTGGAATGCATCCAAGGAATAAACCTTGCTTGGGAACCAAGATAAGAGCCCAAATGATCCTTCTTCCTTAatataaaaaagataaactgTTTATATATCGTGAACGCTTTAAGAAAAGCACTAAGCATTAGGGGAAAGTATGGCAAGATCTCTATCTACGATTGTAGCATCAGTAAGCATCATTTTTACTTTATTAATCCAAGGGAAGGTGCTCTGTAATGTAAAAGGGGTAATAAAATGGAAAATGGAATTTTTCAACCTAAATACCTAGCTTTTGAAATATTCGTTAGAAATtggcacttcactttttttttaaatttcgttgtCACTTAATTTAAGGTTTTATAgtaggcctggtagcgggtcactttttagtgacttggtcacttttttcagaCAAgtaactaaaaagtctcttttttcgacctaaagtcactaaagtcactttttctcacaaaaagtcactattttcaactattttgaatctatcgacttattttttttaaataaagcttTATGTATGCGTCGGAAAATGCTTTGTTCATAGCGGGAATGAAATTACGGACCTTGGAAAAGTGAAACttctgaaacttcgccagccattcAACTCGCTGCTCTTAATGGCATTTCACATGTAGCTTATTGAAGGTGTTTAACAacacaatttataaattagtatacagtcatgcaagcagaAGACCTGccgatttccattttttttaactcaaactttatacagtaggggaaggtgggaagTCTTGATTCCTTGGGGGACTTGATTCTCCCCTGTTTtaccgagaactaaagtagtattATTAAAGCGCatttttataatagatcctctagacaaatgattcttttattgacaaccttatttacactattatttactgtgttttgtttcTCCTAAAGATGTActtagtggccacgcaaaatttgaacaacttctcccaataatgaccaaataCTATCATTTTTGCACAGCCCAataaatgatcttcactgataaaaatgccaacattccttcacaatttcaggatattttgattttaagttgttgcctcaatatgagaagacttgatccctcattagtcatccatacaaaaatttggcgaataaatttaagaaaatataaattgttctCAAGCGGTTAATTTtctgtagatttgacagatgtaatggagggtttgctctaaaagaatatttattgagtagatattaTAGAAAGTAGATTAAGTCTCCCCAGTTTTGATgtttgcatgcgctgtcgaattccatagcaaaaatcgttcacgaAGCAAATAGGAAAATATGCGTATTTTGGATAtgcattataagcaggaggtcgggAGTTCAATCCCATGCCCGTTGTATctgaatcttcataatttttgtttcgtgttctaccaaaacgatccgttCTGTTGTTCCTTTCGcactaaaaattctaaaaacttCCGTGGTACCTATGACTAATCATGCAGATTTCTaccgagaaatcatttttcggaaaAGAAAAACAGGTTTATATtattcgctcacttccagtaccgtgaagtaccctaatttcgcgcacttaagatctgacaaagttaaaacgttcattaaaaaacatgtagtggcgatttggaaacatttgctactgcatcaagtagtagaaggattctaggttctcaaaaaaaagttacttgcaaattttgctgccatttaaaaaaaaattgaagtatgAATCCGAGACCGTTGTATGCTCCTTATTTCGTGCAAGAAAATAGGATagttcctaatttcgcgcaaaagtgttcctaacttcgctcatgtttggaattgaatatcgttattggtttgatgaaatataatcaattatcCAATATGCATCCATTGTTCAAAACATGCAGATAACGGTATCAGACAGccgtcagtgacccattctttagtcgaaatggtatgttcctatatttcgaccctggagctttgcttagattttactttatgcattttagttgacacaattcctaaaatatcgtttgcttctgaaatataaat comes from Armigeres subalbatus isolate Guangzhou_Male chromosome 2, GZ_Asu_2, whole genome shotgun sequence and encodes:
- the LOC134216542 gene encoding large ribosomal subunit protein eL38 translates to MPQEIKEVKDFLIKARRKDARAVKIKKNENNTKFKIRCSRYLYTLVVQDKEKAEKLKQSLPPGLQVKEVK